A genomic segment from Nicotiana tabacum cultivar K326 chromosome 7, ASM71507v2, whole genome shotgun sequence encodes:
- the LOC107760877 gene encoding phospholipid-transporting ATPase 1, translating into MENSTVADSIMMNSSSLRSVSSNRSKASVGGSVREVNFGDLGSKAVRYGSRGADSEGYGTSQKEISDEDSRVIYLNDPEKTNDKFEFSGNSIRTAKYSILTFLPRNLFEQFHRVAYIYFLVIAILNQLPMLAVFGRGASILPLAFVLLVTAVKDAYEDYRRHRSDRIENNRLALVLMDGQFQEKKWKDIRVGEIIKISSSGTIPCDMVLLSTSDTTGVAYIQTINLDGESNLKTRYAKQETQMKMPERERISGVIKCEKPNRNIYGFHANMEIDGKRVSLGPSNIILRGCELKNTSWAIGVAVYAGRETKAMLNNSGAPSKRSRLETRMNREIIILSFFLVALCTLVSICAGVWLRRHKDELNSIQFYRKLDFSEDKVEDYNYYGWGLEIVFTFLMSVIVYQIMIPISLYISMELVRVGQAYFMIQDNRMFDEASNSRFQCRALNINEDLGQIKYVFSDKTGTLTENKMEFQCASIWGVDYGSGKSDSQEEPAGYSAQVDGQVLRPKMQVKVDPVLSNISKSGKHSDEGKHVHDFFLALAACNTIVPLNVGTSDPAVKLVDYQGESPDEQALVYAAAAYGFMLIERTSGHIVIDVQGERQRFNVLGLHEFDSDRKRMSVILGCPDNTVKVFVKGADTSMFGVIDKSFNSNVVRATELHLHSYSSMGLRTLVIGMREMSASEFEEWQSSYEAANTAVIGRAALLRKIAGNVEKNLTILGASGIEDKLQKGVPEAIESLRVAGIKVWVLTGDKQETAISIGYSSKLLTSNMTQIVINNKSRESCKRSLEASLTRCATLMSHNEEENTEAGASPIGLIIDGTSLVYVLDSELEELLFQLASYCSVVLCCRVAPLQKAGIVALIKNHTDDMTLAIGDGANDVSMIQMADVGIGISGQEGRQAVMASDFAMGQFRFLVPLLLVHGHWNYQRMGYMILYNFYRNAIFVFVLFWYALFTAFTLTTAITDWSSMLFSIIYTALPTIVVGILDKDLSRVTLMKYPQLYGAGQRQESYNKKLFWVTMIDTLWQSVVAFFVPLLAYWESDVDISSIGDLWTLAVVILVNIHLAMDVIRWSWITHAAIWGSIIATFICVMVIDTLTFLPGYWAIFHAAGEAKFWLCLLGITVAALAPRFIVKAFIQHVRPRDIQIAREGEKFRNLGDSWTGEIEMNPIVDPPRR; encoded by the exons ATGGAGAATTCTACAGTTGCTGATTCCATTATGATGAACTCATCCTCTTTGAGGAGTGTTTCGTCCAATAGGTCAAAGGCCTCTGTTGGGGGCTCTGTCCGGGAGGTAAATTTTGGTGATTTAGGATCAAAAGCCGTGAGATATGGGTCACGGGGTGCTGACTCCGAGGGGTATGGAACGTCTCAAAAAGAGATTAGTGATGAGGATTCTAGAGTTATTTATTTAAATGATCCTGAAAAGACCAATGACAAGTTTGAATTTTCAGGGAATTCTATTAGGACTGCGAAATACTCTATTCTGACATTCTTGCCTCGAAACCTGTTTGAGCAGTTCCATAGAGTTGCATATATCTACTTTCTGGTGATTGCTATTCTTAATCAGCTTCCTATGTTGGCTGTCTTTGGCCGAGGAGCTTCGATTCTTCCATTGGCTTTTGTGCTATTAGTTACAGCAGTTAAGGATGCCTATGAGGATTATAGGCGTCACCGCTCCGACCGTATTGAAAATAACCGGTTGGCATTGGTGTTGATGGATGGTCAGTTTCAAGAGAAAAAATGGAAAGACATAAGAGTgggtgaaatcatcaaaatttcatcaaGTGGTACCATTCCTTGTGATATGGTATTGCTCTCGACAAGTGACACCACTGGGGTCGCCTATATCCAGACTATTAATTTAGACGGTGAATCAAATCTGAAGACGCGATATGCAAAGCAGGAGAcgcaaatgaagatgccggaaaGGGAGAGAATTAGTGGGGTGATCAAATGTGAGAAACCAAATAGGAACATTTACGGTTTTCATGCTAATATGGAAATAGACGGGAAGCGTGTTTCTCTTGGACCTTCAAATATAATCCTCCGTGGCTGTGAGCTTAAGAACACTAGTTGGGCTATTGGAGTTGCAGTTTATGCTGGAAGGGAAACTAAAGCTATGCTCAACAACTCTGGGGCTCCATCAAAAAGGAGCCGTCTTGAGACCCGCATGAACAGGGAGATCATTATCCTCTCTTTCTTCCTTGTTGCATTATGTACTCTTGTCTCCATTTGTGCCGGTGTTTGGTTGAGGCGCCACAAGGATGAGTTGAATAGCATCCAGTTTTACAGGAAATTGGACTTCTCAGAAGACAAAGTTGAAGACTACAATTATTATGGCTGGGGACTGGAAATAGTGTTTACTTTTCTGATGTCAGTTATCGTCTACCAGATTATGATCCCTATATCACTGTACATATCTATGGAGCTTGTTCGTGTTGGTCAGGCTTACTTTATGATCCAAGATAATCGAATGTTTGATGAAGCCTCAAACTCAAGATTCCAGTGCAGGGCTCTTAACATAAATGAGGATCTGGGccaaataaaatatgttttctCTGACAAAACCGGTACCTTAACTGAGAACAAGATGGAATTCCAATGTGCAAGCATTTGGGGGGTAGATTATGGCAGTGGTAAATCAGATTCTCAAGAAGAACCAGCTGGGTACTCTGCTCAAG TGGATGGTCAGGTTTTAAGGCCCAAAATGCAGGTGAAGGTTGATCCAGTGCTTTCGAATATATCAAAAAGTGGGAAGCATTCAGATGAAGGGAAACATGTTCATGATTTTTTCCTTGCATTAGCTGCTTGCAACACTATCGTCCCTCTTAATGTGGGGACATCTGATCCGGCTGTGAAGTTGGTGGATTACCAAGGGGAGTCTCCGGATGAGCAGGCATTGGTTTATGCTGCTGCTGCTTATGGGTTTATGCTCATTGAGAGAACATCAGGCCATATAGTAATAGATGTTCAAGGAGAAAGACAAAG GTTCAATGTACTGGGCTTACATGAATTTGACAGTGATCGGAAGAGGATGTCAGTAATACTAGGCTGCCCCGACAACACAGTTAAAGTGTTTGTAAAAGGTGCTGATACATCCATGTTTGGTGTCATTGATAAATCATTTAACTCGAATGTAGTACGAGCAACAGAACTGCATCTACACTCTTATTCTTCAATGGGTCTCAGAACCCTTGTAATTGGAATGAGAGAAATGAGTGCTTCTGAATTCGAGGAATGGCAGTCTTCTTACGAGGCAGCAAACACTGCTGTGATTGGTAGGGCAGCTTTACTTCGGAAAATAGCTGGCAACGTGGAAAAGAACCTCACCATCTTAGGTGCCTCTGGTATTGAAGATAAATTGCAGAAAGGTGTTCCAGAAGCAATTGAGTCCTTAAGAGTGGCAGGCATTAAAGTTTGGGTTTTGACTGGGGACAAGCAAGAAACTGCAATATCAATTGGCTATTCCTCGAAACTTTTAACGAGCAATATGACTCAGATTGTGATAAATAACAAATCTAGGGAGTCATGTAAAAGGTCTTTGGAAGCTTCCCTGACTAGGTGTGCAACTCTGATGTCACATAATGAGGAGGAAAATACTGAAGCTGGAGCAAGTCCAATTGGTTTAATCATTGATGGGACAAGCCTTGTTTATGTCCTTGACAGCGAACTTGAAGAACTG CTATTCCAGTTGGCCAGTTATTGTTCTGTTGTACTCTGTTGTCGGGTGGCCCCATTACAGAAGGCTGGAATTGTTGCTCTCATAAAGAACCACACAGATGACATGACACTCGCAATTGGGGATG GTGCAAATGATGTGTCAATGATCCAAATGGCTGATGTGGGCATTGGTATAAGTGGCCAAGAGGGACGTCAAGCTGTGATGGCATCAGATTTTGCAATGGGCCAATTCAGATTCTTGGTCCCTCTTCTGTTGGTTCATGGACATTGGAATTATCAACGAATGGGCTACATGATATTATACAACTTCTACAGAAATGCTATCTTTGTTTTTGTCTTGTTCTG GTATGCACTTTTTACAGCTTTCACTTTGACCACTGCCATAACTGACTGGAGCAGCATGTTATTCTCCATAATTTATACTGCGTTGCCTACAATAGTTGTTGGGATTCTTGATAAGGATCTAAGTAGAGTAACTCTTATGAAGTATCCGCAACTCTACGGTGCTGGACAAAGGCAAGAGAGCtataataagaaattattttggGTAACCATGATTGACACCTTATGGCAAAGTGTAGTGGCCTTCTTTGTACCTCTTCTAGCATACTGGGAAAGTGATGTTGATATCTCAAGCATTGGTGACCTATGGACACTTGCTGTTGTTATTTTGGTCAATATACATTTAGCAATGGATGTGATCCGTTGGTCTTGGATTACTCATGCTGCAATTTGGGGTTCTATAATAGCCACTTTCATTTGTGTCATGGTCATCGACACTCTGACATTTCTACCTGGATACTG GGCCATTTTCCATGCAGCCGGTGAAGCTAAATTCTGGTTGTGCTTGCTTGGCATAACAGTAGCTGCACTTGCTCCTCGTTTTATCGTCAAAGCTTTCATTCAGCATGTTAGACCTCGTGATATTCAAATTGCAAGGGAAGGAGAGAAGTTCAGAAACTTAGGAGACTCTTGGACTGGAGAAATAGAAATGAATCCAATTGTTGATCCTCCGCGAAGATGA